Below is a genomic region from Brassica oleracea var. oleracea cultivar TO1000 chromosome C9, BOL, whole genome shotgun sequence.
TAATTTCCTAATATCCAAACGTCTCGTGAGAATCATGAATCTTTCAAATCCCAACACTTCCTGTAAGAACAACGAATAGGAGCAGAGCACCAGTGGCCTTAAAGCCAAAATAAATAGCATGTCCATAATGTAAAATAATTCCCGCTCCATATAAAACCAGTACCGAACACAAAACAAAACCTTAAAGGACCAATACTGATAAAGTGTTACTACAACAATATCATGATCGATCCCAATGAACAATAACCAATAAGACCAAAACGACATTATTGATTACTATTAACTCAGCTCAACAATTAGCCAACTTATTAACCGTAAATTGCCTAACTCTGTTTCTGCAATGTAAGAGCCCAAGTATCAGTATTGTGATCCAAGATGCACTCCTTCATAAACCAAATGAAACCACAAACCATATAACCCGACACATGTTTGAATAAGAAACGTGTGAACCATGTTGATGCTCCAGACTCCTACACCATGCCATCCTATAAAAGAGCCATTGAGGTCTCGACTGCAGTCGAGTAGAGAACAGCCCCATTAACATTTCCAAAGCCACGCCCTGTACCCACAACTTACGGAGAGAACCCAAACATCTAGATGCAATAATTATGCATATCTGATCAAAACAAACCCAACACCAAGAATCCAAATAGCAAATTTTATTCCAATGCATGATCTTACATAGAGATCTTGCCCAACACCAAAACAACAAATAAAAAACTTTGAAAAATAAACACCCCAAACCCTGCTTGCTAGAAACTAGTAAGACTTGATCCATAAATTAATTCTTCAGATTTCCAGAGTTCAGGTTTGACGATCCCTTACTCTCCAATTGCTTATTTGTATCCCCTTTACGAGTCCCCATCCTGGCTGTTGCACGTTTGCGAGGGGAGACAAGCGCAACTGCATTCCTCATCTTTGTGCTTCCTGCTACGTTGATTGATGGCTCAAACAACCTTTTACGAGTCCCCTGTTTCTGTGCCTACTCTGTTGCTTCCTTATTCTTTTCTTCTGCGCCATTAGTCTGATCCCATGCCTCCTGAAGTTGATCATCCTCCTCATAGCCCGCCATCATTTCCTCCAATTCCTCCTCAGAGACTGCCGGAAGAGCATCTATCGCCTGCGTATCTAAACCATGCTCCATCAATGCTGCTTGAAACTCATCCATTTCCATCACATCCTTCTCTTCTCCTTCAGAAGCTCTATCATTCACGACAAGGCTTTGGATTTTTTGTAAACCCTCCTCTCCATCCACAGGATCAGAGATCATCTCCAAACCAGTCGCCTGAGTCTCAGCAAGTGCAGCTTGAAATTCCTTAGAAACAGAAGCCAAAGTTTCCACTTTAGCACTTTTTATCTCCCCTTCCTCACGTGTCTCTTCACGTATCTCATCCTTCCCATTTTGCCCTTCCACATATCTTGGAGATGCTTGAAGGCGCACCTCCTGTGGCGCACCAACTGTTTCCTGTCTTCGTGATGATCTTCTATGCAAACCTCCTGCTTCCCCACGGGAATTCCCATGGTATGAGGAGGTTCTCTTATGACCCCTCTCCGCTGTCTTCACCCATTTGTAATCATGATCGTCAGCCACTTTGCCCTTCCCCTTCCTAGAATAAGCTCGACTCTCTCTCTCTCTCTCTGTTTGGTTGGTTGCTATTTCCATTGATAACCACTCCCTTATAACTCCGGGATCTTTCATCATGTTTGCCTACCTCGTGCCATCCCCCATTTCCCTCTCTCATCTCCCTACTCTTCTCCGGGCTCGTCTTTATGTTCTTAGGATCCAGAGGGCACTTCTCATCCTTATGGCAAAGACTGGAACAAAAGTCACAAAAGCCGAAGAGCTTTTCGTACCGTAGAGACACCAAAGCTTCCTCACTCGCGTAGAATTCCCCCTCCCTTGAAGTCGATAGTGGTTTCGAAGCAGAGCCCCTTGAAGGCGTCTACCACCACTTGGACCCTCGCGTGTTCCACATCCACCATCACCGTTCTTCCAATAGCATCCCCAATACTTTCATATGTAGGCGCCGTCCTGAACTCCACTGGGACGCCTAACACTCGAACCCAAAAAATTATCTCCGAAGGGAATTGTGGAGATTTCTTTGATTGCCATCGAGCCAGTGAGAGCATCCAATAGTCGAAGTGATAAGGTTGAAGCTTCAAGACCCCCTCTATCTCCTCCTCAGTTTCAAAAACGAATTGAAACTTTCCAAGTCCCAGATCCATACCAGTAACCCGTTTCTCCAAGCCCCATATTTTCGGCAGTTTCGTGATCAATGCCTTAATGTCTAGCTCCGGCGGATTCATGCACCGACCAATCAATGTTTTGGAGAAGTTTTTGATCAACTCGGAATTATCAAAGTGAGGCACCGTTATCTTCAACCTCTTGCGGGTATTGTCACCATTCTTCATCTCACCCTTGTTGAGCAATTGACTCTGCGTCATGATACAATGAATGCTATAAATCTCGTTTGAAACTTTAAAACAAGAACAAACGATGCAATATAGAAAAAACCCCATCATCCTTTTATAGCTATTCCATTTAGCCAATCTAATATTTGGTAAATATTCCATAGTGATATCGAATCCATAATTAACACTCTGAAACCCAATCACAAAGCACAATTGAATCCTGAAATACACGGTCTCAGTACTCTCCATATCCCAATCTTATCGAAACTCCCATTCATTCCACATATCCCCTTTCCTTCAAACGAAAACGAGATACTCAATTGTAGAGAGTGAAAGATATTACCTTTAAATACATTCGATTTCATCTTAAGGATGATTGAAACCGAATCTTGTTCCCCAATAATCCCGATCTTCCTTATCTTCTCCGAATAAACCCCTTTAAATTCCATCACCATACATCGCTGATCTGATCGAAATCGTGTTCCCGTATACATGCTACCCTTGATTCGATAAAGATAACCTCCGATCCATTCGCCGTTGATAATACCCGGATCCCATCTTCGAGAAAACATGGAACCCTAAATCGCCATCGCCGTCGCTCTTTTTTTATCAGGGATTTTATTTTTAGGATTTGTATAGTAGAGTGTTATTTTTAATTTGTCTTAAACAATATAGAGAGTTCACAGTTTTATATGCTTTTTAGTTAACTACAATCAATATTATTTTGAAAAAAAAATAGAAGTGATTATTTACTAAAACTTAAAAAAACTAATATACTATTTAAAACACCATGATTATTGAAATAGAAATACTAATCAAAATTTATGTAAGGAAACAGATTATTATTACAAAAGTAACTCACCAATATATACTGAAAAATTCAAGAACTAATGTGAAAAAAAGATTTTCATTCTTTTTATGTGTTCATGAAATTAACACATCAAATAAAATCCTTGCAACGCACGGATCCATATCTAGTAAAAATATAAACTCTTATATATAGCAACACATGTGTAATACGAAAAACCCTTATACTGGTCGTGTACCAAAAAAATATAAACCTTTATAAAGGTTAAAATTAATGCTTGACATTAAAATACATTTTTGTAGATATATATTTTTGTTTTTTTGTTATTGAGTATTTAAATAAAAACTAATTTTAGAATTTTAACCTTTTATTTGATTAATATAACACGTTATTTTATATAATTATGTATACAGTTACATTATTGACATATCTTTCTATAATGATATGATAATTATTCTTCATAACTATAATAAACTTTGATATATTTTTTTCAAAAATTATTATCACACTACAACAACATAAATTACATCTCAGCCCAAGAAATTATAATTTATTCAACTAGACATTAATTTTTTGAAATTTTAAATATTTTACACAGACATTAAACTTATCAATTAACATAGCACTTGATGTTAAAAATAGGATTTAACAGGATTTAAGTGGAATTTTAATAGAAATAAATATTCATATAAACTTATTTAGTTTAACTGGTTTTAAATAGGTTATTCGATTAAAAATATTTATTAAATGTGATTTTACTTAAAGTTAGTGAAGACCATATTAACCCATTTACACACATATATATATATATATATACACATATATATATTTAACAGAATATATTAAAATTTTAATTTTTCAAACATTTTTCAAAAAATATTGTCCGGCTTTCGGTGCGGGTTAGGTTTGATATTGGTTTTTGGATATAACATTTTAAGAACCGTTCAAATATATAAGCCATGTCTAATAGAGTATGAGATTTTGATTTTTGGGTCGATTCCGAATTGTTTTTTTTATACAAATATTCTTGACTAATTATGTTAGATAACTATTAAGAAAATATAATATGTTGTAATCCTTATGAATAAAGTTTAAAAATAATTTCTGAAATGCATATGGTATGCATAGTTATGCAACTTAACATATTTAATATAATTACGAAAAATTATATTAAAGTAAATTAATATTAAACGTAAATATGATTACAAAAAAAAAAACATAAGTATAAAATTAAAATTTTCAAAAAAAAAATTAAAACAAAAATATACCCGAAAAATCTAGTTACGTAAATTAAATGAAGGCTGCAACTGGATGTACATATTTTGGAATAGAATTGTATGGAATGAGTCATTCATGAAGATTCGATAAAAATGTTACCATTTGAGATGAATTAAAAATAAAATGCAAGGAATGGAATATGTGGAATGCAATGGAATGTAGTTGAAAAACATTCAGCAACAAAAAGTCTCGTGAATGTAAGGAATGAAAGGAATGAAAAATAAAATAAGAATTTTATATTAATTAGAGTTTTTATTTAATTTAAAATAAATCTATTTTCATTCCACTACATTCCTGCAAATAACTACCATTCATGTTAAGTAGATACTTATATTTTCATTCCATTTATTTTTATAACTGCTACTGTTCCATTTACTCGTATTCCATTTTTTTGAATTCTTCTTATTCCTCGTATTCCTGTAACTTAAAACCAGTTGCAGCCGAAATGTCCAAAGACGTGTGGCTCGTGAGTCTCTTGGAATAGATAAAGTAAACTCGTGCGGCTCAAGGTTAGAACTAATAGTTCTTTCGTCACTTCTTACACTACTACACAGCCGTGAGCCATGAATTTTCTTTTGAAGGAAAAAAGAAATATGATATGATGGAAGTTGTTGTCCCTTACTTTACTTGAAAGAAGTTGTTGGTTCCTTAAGTGTGGTGTATGGATAAACATCATATTATTAGTGACGTATTAATATTATGTTCAAAAAATTTCAATATCTTCATCTATTTCTTCTCTGTTCCTTTTATATTTGCATCATTGTTTCTAAGGAATCTCATTCCCTTTTTGTTATAGGTCATCTTACGGTGTCATCAAGCTTGCACACTAGCTATCTCCCCACACTACCACTATATGCTCATAGAATGTTTGGTACCCGTGCTTTAGTATCCTTTTTATTTATACACAGAATTATTTTTGGCGGAAAACTCAATTAAATAGTTTTTTTTTCAAAAACGAAAAGAAAAAGACACTTGTTACCAAAAAATGAAGAAGAAAAAAAAACAGTTTATGTTACAATTTTAAATAAAAATCTGATTAGTGACCTGATATTTGGGCCAGAAGGTTCAAGAGCTGTGAATATTGGACCGATAGGTTCAACAGCTCACTACTATAGACTTTGTGCCGCTCATAGTTTAGGAGGCAAAACGTATGCTGTTTTGAAAGCATATAAGAGCATGAGCATTGGGTTCACCAACATTTTTTAATATTTTTTCGTGGGTCCATGAACAGTTATGAACTCGGATATGCTGTTTTCTGCATTAGTGAATCCGAAGAAGGAGTTTATAGGAATAAAATAATAAAACATATTATTAAAATTATGAAAACATTTTATTCAATACATTAAAAGTACATTACATAAATTGAGAAATTTTTCTAACATACATAACTTATTTATTCATCTTCATCACCAAACATTTGCCAAATATTTTCCACTAAATCAGCTTTCAAACGATGATGCTTGTCGCTATCTCGAACTTCTCTCCGCATGGCTAACATATCAGGGGTGACATTAACACTATCTCTGCTTCTCGCCTGCGAACTTCTGCTAGACTGTCCTGTCTCAAACTCAGATATATCAATTGGAGCGTATCCGTCTCGTTCGTCCTCTACTATCATATTGTGCAATATGACACAAGCTATCAT
It encodes:
- the LOC106319485 gene encoding uncharacterized protein LOC106319485 isoform X1 encodes the protein MMKDPGVIREWLSMEIATNQTERERESRAYSRKGKGKVADDHDYKWVKTAERGHKRTSSYHGNSRGEAGGLHRRSSRRQETVGAPQEVRLQASPRYVEGQNGKDEIREETREEGEIKSAKVETLASVSKEFQAALAETQATGLEMISDPVDGEEGLQKIQSLVVNDRASEGEEKDVMEMDEFQAALMEHGLDTQAIDALPAVSEEELEEMMAGYEEDDQLQEAWDQTNGAEEKNKEATE
- the LOC106319485 gene encoding uncharacterized protein LOC106319485 isoform X2; translated protein: MYLKSQLLNKGEMKNGDNTRKRLKITVPHFDNSELIKNFSKTLIGRCMNPPELDIKALITKLPKIWGLEKRVTGMDLGLGKFQFVFETEEEIEGVLKLQPYHFDYWMLSLARWQSKKSPQFPSEIIFWVRVLGVPVEFRTAPTYESIGDAIGRTVMVDVEHARVQVVVDAFKGLCFETTIDFWCLYGTKSSSAFVTFVPVFAIRMRSALWILRT